One genomic region from Cydia pomonella isolate Wapato2018A chromosome 4, ilCydPomo1, whole genome shotgun sequence encodes:
- the LOC133517270 gene encoding uncharacterized protein LOC133517270 isoform X1, which translates to MVKRTRTNSNDYECIARKVKKLERMLIRARRKRSDRQGSAASLSPSSGSQSSSSSSSSSRSRSASPRPRHRAPSRPRSSQEPIIIEDVPDNEQESSVRVIHPAPVRPTERLATPLQMRAAESPAAPAPPLTRRSAPALLSTSAEPAPTPQLCVAQEQPRYSPKDYPGCRDLIRTSMMKKFVPESAICIMLASLSNSSLKQYDSCLKKWFSFCINNQVDVYQASVPNVISFLTDLYHSGAQYGTLNSCRSALSLILGADIGNDNRIKRFFKGIFRLRPPLPKYSMTWDTSVILNSLANWYPNATLNLEKISKKLVTLLALTTAHRVQTLSKINIKNIEFDVNEIHIKIPDLIKTSRVGVAQPTLVLPYLRERPEICPCAALHSYLDVTKTLRSSDVLFVSLNKPHRAITSQTLSRWIKNTLQECGIDISIFTAHSIRHAATSRAHRLGVNLDVIRKTAGWSGTSSTFGRFYNRIIVKNINSCTLARSILNDSLCDN; encoded by the exons ATGGTCAAACGTACACGTACGAATTCAAATGATTATGAGTGCATTGCGAGAAAAGTTAAAAAACTCGAACGCATGTTAATTCGTGCACGGCGTAAACGTAGTGATCGACAAGGATCTGCCGCATCGCTGTCGCCGTCTTCCGGATCACAATCGTCGTCGTCCAGTTCATCTTCGTCACGGTCCAGGTCAGCTTCACCGCGCCCGCGGCACCGCGCACCCTCAAGACCTCGTTCGTCGCAGGAGCCGATAATCATTGAAG ACGTGCCCGACAACGAACAGGAATCCAGTGTAAGGGTCATCCACCCCGCGCCCGTCCGGCCAACGGAAAGATTGGCCACACCTCTTCAGATGCGCGCAGCAGAGAGCCCAGCAGCGCCTGCTCCACCGCTGACGAGAAGGTCTGCGCCTGCTTTACTTTCGACAAGCGCCGAGCCAGCCCCGACCCCACAATTATGCGTCGCTCAGGAG CAACCGAGATATTCACCAAAAGATTACCCTGGTTGCAGGGATCTTATTAGGACGTCGATGATGAAGAAATTTGTACCAGAATCTGCAATATGCATTATGCTGGCCTCTCTGTCAAATAGCTCACTAAAACAATATGATTCTTGTCTCAAGAAAtggttttctttttgtattaatAATCAAGTAGATGTTTACCAAGCATCTGTTCCAAATGTGATTTCTTTTTTAACTGATTTGTACCACTCTGGTGCTCAATATGGAACACTAAATAGTTGCCGGTCTGCTCTTTCATTAATCTTAGGTGCAGACATAGGCAATGATAATCGTATAAAACGTTTTTTCAAAGGCATATTTCGCTTACGTCCACCTTTACCAAAATATAGCATGACCTGGGACACATCTGTAATTCTGAACTCTCTTGCAAATTGGTATCCAAATGCAACtcttaatttagaaaaaatatcgaaaaaactTGTAACGCTTCTAGCTTTAACAACAGCACATCGAGTTCAGACTCTTTCCAAAATTAACATTAAGAACATTGAGTTTGATGTCAatgaaattcatataaaaattccagatttaataaaaacttCGCGCGTTGGTGTTGCACAACCAACTCTTGTTTTACCATATTTACGAGAAAGGCCGGAAATATGTCCATGTGCTGCTTTACATTCTTATTTAGATGTGACAAAAACTCTTCGTAGTAGTGATGTCCTATTTGTAAGCTTGAATAAACCACACAGAGCAATAACTTCCCAAACCTTAAGTAGGTGGATTAAGAATACTTTGCAAGAATGTGGTAttgatatatcaatatttacagCCCACAGCATAAGACATGCTGCGACGTCTAGGGCTCATAGATTAGGAGTCAATTTAGATGTAATAAGGAAAACTGCTGGGTGGAGTGGTACCTCCAGCACGTTTGGACGCTTTTATAATagaattattgttaaaaatatcaattcCTGTACCTTGGCAAGAAGTATATTAAATGATTCATTGTGTGACAATTAA
- the LOC133517270 gene encoding uncharacterized protein LOC133517270 isoform X2: protein MVKRTRTNSNDYECIARKVKKLERMLIRARRKRSDRQGSAASLSPSSGSQSSSSSSSSSRSRSASPRPRHRAPSRPRSSQEPIIIEDVPDNEQESSVRVIHPAPVRPTERLATPLQMRAAESPAAPAPPLTRRSAPALLSTSAEPAPTPQLCVAQEVNNSPTSLPLGEPAMDASDAMVLDEDLLKILGDDPSQVRVYGKEIRPDLAVRLQHIATNGLGKDTRKELLDRYLPPANSALIDAPTLNPEVKAAVHEHVFKRDKSIEIRQKQISSAISALSESLTLLLTEQPKNTKLIQLLMDSCKILCDSQHVESLVRRNFILHNLKKELKDELQTTKIDKLLFSQELAEKIKAIRP, encoded by the exons ATGGTCAAACGTACACGTACGAATTCAAATGATTATGAGTGCATTGCGAGAAAAGTTAAAAAACTCGAACGCATGTTAATTCGTGCACGGCGTAAACGTAGTGATCGACAAGGATCTGCCGCATCGCTGTCGCCGTCTTCCGGATCACAATCGTCGTCGTCCAGTTCATCTTCGTCACGGTCCAGGTCAGCTTCACCGCGCCCGCGGCACCGCGCACCCTCAAGACCTCGTTCGTCGCAGGAGCCGATAATCATTGAAG ACGTGCCCGACAACGAACAGGAATCCAGTGTAAGGGTCATCCACCCCGCGCCCGTCCGGCCAACGGAAAGATTGGCCACACCTCTTCAGATGCGCGCAGCAGAGAGCCCAGCAGCGCCTGCTCCACCGCTGACGAGAAGGTCTGCGCCTGCTTTACTTTCGACAAGCGCCGAGCCAGCCCCGACCCCACAATTATGCGTCGCTCAGGAGGTAAACAACTCACCAACATCGTTGCCGCTAGGCGAGCCAGCTATGGACGCCTCTGACGCAATGGTTCTCGACGAAGATCTCCTTAAAATATTAGGGGACGACCCCTCTCAAGTCAGAGTCTACGGCAAGGAGATCAGACCTGATCTTGCAGTACGCTTGCAACATATAGCTACTAATGGGCTAGGTAAAGATACACGTAAGGAACTTTTAGACAGGTACTTACCTCCTGCAAATAGCGCCTTGATTGATGCACCTACCCTCAATCCTGAGGTAAAAGCCGCCGTCCATGAACATGTCTTTAAGAGGGACAAAAGCATAGAAATACGACAGAAACAGATTTCATCTGCAATTTCCGCCTTATCAGAGAGCCTTACCTTGCTCTTGACTGAACAACCAAAGAACACAAAGCTGATACAGCTATTAATGGACTCTTGTAAGATTCTATGTGACAGTCAGCACGTAGAATCGTTAGTTAGGAGGAACTTTATTCTTCATAACTTAAAGAAGGAGCTTAAAGACGAATTACAAACAACCAAAATTGACAAGTTACTCTTCAGTCAGGAACTTGCGGAAAAAATAAAAGCCATTAGGCCATAA